gctagtaataataataataatagtaataataataatattaataataatattaatatgaataacagccttgataataataattctttcaCTGGATTAAGTCATCAGAGTACACGTACTTACATATTATATCAGAACATTGTTGAATTGTTGAAAGATagtttatcaaaaaaaagtatCATAATTATCCTTTTAGAAGGTTTTACTGGTACTATTCCTTGGCTAGCATTAAGTTTTAATACAATGTTTTTTCAATATTGTGGATTAAGTGATTTACAAGCAGCTATAATAACAGGATTTTTATTAATAGGTTCAGCTATAGGAGGTGTTGTAGGAGGTCATTTTGGTGATATTATGCATGATATATCTAATAAGCATGGAAGACCATTATTAGGGCAGCTAGCTATGTTTGGTAGAGTACCATtagtattattaatatacttAGTTATAcctaaaagaaaagaaagttTTGAATTATTCGCCTTATCATGTTTTTGTATTGGTTTATCATCAATAGCTGGTGTAGCAGTAAATAGACCCATTGTATCAGATATTATAAGACCAGATTATAGAGGTACTGTATTTTCATTAACTATAGCAATAGAAGGTGTTGGTTCTTCCTTAATAGGAGCTCCTTTGTTTGGTTATTTAGCAGAAAAGATATTCAagtatcaaaataataatttattaatatctgATATGCCAGAagatataagaataaataatgCACAAGCCTTATCGAAAACACTCTTTTATTTAACAATAATCCCATGGATCttgtcatttatattttatagtttattacattttacatatggaaaagaatatttaaagatgaatgaaattattcaaaatgaatataagtatgatgatgaagatgaagaaaccattccagaaaaaaaaatgttaacatgaatatataatcagatgaattttttttttttttttcacatatTAGTATAAAGAGGATAATTATATGTGTTATTAAAAGTGGTGGAAAATTAAATAAGGGATCTTACAATATGTTTTTGTGGAAGGTCATATAAAGGAACAactgataaaaaaaaaaaaaaaaaaaaaaaaaaaaataataataataataattaaataaataaataaatatatatatatatatatatatgttaatattttttaattcataagaagttataatatttcttaattACATGACCTTTTAGTATtatctcaaaaaaaaaaaaatatatatatatatatatatatgtattttttttatttttttattttttttatttttttatttatatttaaacatattttctttttatttgctCATATAATAATGCTTCTCTTGATAtacttaaaatattttttttattttttttaaaagtttttatatattactaatAAAAGAACCCCCCtcacataataaataaatattaaaatattataatatatatatatatatatatatgtatgtatgcatatttatgttcatatttttaggTATCCACCTTTtcaataattttcttttttcccacaaagatatatatatatatatatatacaaacctttctttcatattataaaaaatgtacaaggaaaaaatatatatgcttatatttaagtttgtaataaataaataatggtaataaaatattatggaAAGTATATATGGGGAACTATAATGTACGTATTcctcatatatatttatgatatttcctttaaaaaaaaaaaaaaaaaaaaaaattgaggaaactataatatatataaatatatttatttatttatatgtacatatatatatatatatatagaatacgcaaatatataagtacaaaaatatattaattataagaTGCATGTGCAAAAATATGTTCCGTCGAGCGCTTCtttaattttccttttttgcATTTTATCAAAAGTGGTACAACcctttcaaaaaatataggTATACAATggtattaaaatatataaatatatgtatataagtaggtaaaattaataaaaaattaaataaaaatataataaaatataatataatttaaattaatttataacaataaaatatattttaatatataaaaaatatattttattattgaaTCTATAAGCAACAgtttaaagaaaaacaaacaaaaaaaaaaataaataaataaataaaactttatgatatatttcttaatttaaaaataaattcatatttttataatcctttaataaaattatatttaaatataaatatttttttattttataatataaaaaattattgaacatctataaaaattatatgtttcgGATTAAAATTGATATacgataataaaaaaaatatatacttatatatattatatatatatatatatattttttttttttttttctatattatccATTTCTATGTAAGAAATTTACTTTTctcatgatatatataataaaatcgTTGAATcttatttgaatatattatttgaactccattttaaattaataaaaaaaaaaaaaaaaaaattaaaaatataaaaattaaaaatataaaaatataaaaatataaaaataaaaaaaatatatatataattatgtatataaatatataataaaaaaaatgttatggGAAATTGAAAATTTTGCTTATGATGCATTggatattgaaaaaataatttacttTAATACTAGGACAGGAAACAGCATACGTTTGTTTTATGATAACTTTAATAaggtatataattaaaattgatatttttttttgtgttctAGATGCGcaaaatgtatacatataaatatatatatatatatatatatagtgaacatattttatttaattattgtatatatttattttatatattattaatatattattaatatatgtattatatatatatatatatattatatatatgtattatatatataaccctTTGTGCATTTTAACATTTGATCATCCcgtaattctttatttttgaaGGAATATGGAAAAGATGGAAAGTTCTTAGTGTTTGTTGActacttatttttttttcataatagaCGTGAGCtcataaatttaattatttttttaatagttGTAAAAAAGTTATCAAAAACTTCTCAGCGTTATAGTAactcaaataaaaataagcaGAATAATGAAGAGACCAATGTTTCAAAAATAATACCGTATGGTGATaaagaaaagataaaaaaaaaagaagaaaatgatgctgataataatacaaaacaaAATTTAAATGAGGTGAaggattataattattataatgagcTTTTAAAAAACCAAGaacatttaattaaaaaagtaaattttattaaacatacttttaaaatagaagaaaacataataatatcagTATTTTCAAATTTTGAAGAAGACGATGTtgttgaaaagaaaaatgatcactctaaaaatttaataaaaagtttATCTGAATTGAATGTATGTTATAAGGATGTAATAATAGCTATTgctgataaatatattttgaataatgtatattatatgtgtaaaaCAGAATTTCAAGGTAAGAAATAAGAACAAgcaaacataaatataaaacatatatatatatatatattaatatttatttttttatatttttttatttctttgagCAGCAGCGTATCTTTATTTGATTCCTAGTTCTATAAAGGCCTCTATGGAATTATTTTATTGGAGTAGCCAGAGCAATGACATCCTAtgtaattaaaaagaaaaagaaaaagaaaaagaaaaataaaaagaaaaagaaaaagaaaaaatatttgtatatacatatatatatttatatatacatatatatatttatatatacatatatatatttacatatacatatatatatttatatatacatatatatatttatatatacatatatatatttacatatacatatatatatttacatatatatatttacatatacatatttacatatacatatatttatgtgtatgtGTCCCCAAACCTATGTTCATACATTTCTTCATTACAAAACAGAATGTGTACCTTTTTACACAATTATACATTGTACTacttttatacatttttgatGTTATTAAATGCAtcctattattataacacatgactataaataattatgttatatatatatatatatatatatatatatatatatatatatttttttttttttttttttttttttttcattttattttatttcttttttattccCTTAGATTACCCATACAGCTTCAGTAGTATAAAGCTCCCCATTCTTGTTCTTATCATAAAAAGCATGTTCGtaatattaaatgatgaagaatataaatatgccTTATCAGAAATGCTTAGTTTCTCACTTATTAATGACAAAATTATGTAcatggaaataaaaaaacacgACATGGcttattttaagaaaaacattatgtattttatacaaaaatatataattcttaaaaaatatttgataaCAGAAGAACATTATAACATTGACGACAACAAAATGAACgaagatgataaaaatataaatgttcataataatatttataggGTGTATCATATgcataatataaatcaaattttgaatttatattttatatatgtcgTAGATTTATTAGAATACGCCaagaattataatatgtgCGTTGAGAAAGTAGAATGTCATAATAGTAAGTGTATTTTTCACGCTCCTtcaaaatgtaataattcTTTGGATAATAAGAACccaaataatcaaaataaagcaaacaataaaaaaaaaaaaaaaaaaaaaaaaaaccaaacaaacaaaatggaacaaaaatacaaaatggaacaaaaatacaaaatggaacaaaaatacaaaatggaacaaaaatacaaaatggaacaaacaataataatcaaaCAAACAATCATAATCAaacaaacaataataatcaaaCAAACAATCATAATCAAACAAACAATCATAATCAAACAAACAATCATAATCAAACAAACAATCATAATCAAACAAACAATCATAATCAAACAAACAATCATAATCAAACAAACAATCATAATGATATTAACCAAAACGTAGGCGTAATGAACAACTTAAATAATCAAACTTGCaacaaattaattaataactattataacaaaaaagagaataataatgataagaaCGATCATGGGAATAGTCACCCACaaggtaataataatcaccagaataaacaaaataatattctaATAAATAGAAATACAAAAGAAACGAAACCATTAAAAGGAATACACACAAGGTTAAGT
This sequence is a window from Plasmodium falciparum 3D7 genome assembly, chromosome: 2. Protein-coding genes within it:
- a CDS encoding pantothenate transporter — encoded protein: MAKNQYMEDRNIREPNTLLGEETEQLVDSFHYENNSSSIYKKVNSNRSKNGKHSMAFHKSLAVVNVAAGLDGCDDQLLPASFRALEADLNLHPSLLGYITLAQTLMLSLFSPIWGFLSDKYSRKWMLVFGTALWGVATILLANINDFAHILFFRAINGLALGSIGPISQSILADAAKNESLGLSFGLVQLSSSLGRLIGGVVTTTVALKYFGGIRGWRLCFIVVGILSVLLSIIVALFVEDAPRQVRKNKKMDYLDGESNTNASNNNNNSNNNNINNNINMNNSLDNNNSFTGLSHQSTRTYILYQNIVELLKDSLSKKSIIIILLEGFTGTIPWLALSFNTMFFQYCGLSDLQAAIITGFLLIGSAIGGVVGGHFGDIMHDISNKHGRPLLGQLAMFGRVPLVLLIYLVIPKRKESFELFALSCFCIGLSSIAGVAVNRPIVSDIIRPDYRGTVFSLTIAIEGVGSSLIGAPLFGYLAEKIFKYQNNNLLISDMPEDIRINNAQALSKTLFYLTIIPWILSFIFYSLLHFTYGKEYLKMNEIIQNEYKYDDEDEETIPEKKMLT